One Vigna unguiculata cultivar IT97K-499-35 chromosome 7, ASM411807v1, whole genome shotgun sequence genomic region harbors:
- the LOC114191221 gene encoding uncharacterized protein LOC114191221: MDLDKSWIDLPRNTQQYMDGLNKFLDFAFANKSVEGKIICPCPKCNLNKWQTRGATYEHLILHPFPKGYTFWLLHGETNYVQHTISTPPIFQSSEDTGFANDPICGMVNDAFGNFVNNDENMRPESSHMMPDEIAQYMKFMHEGQQSLYEGCDKYSKLSFLLKLYHIKCLCRMTDKAMSMILELLADAFDYAKIPSSFYEAKKIINKLGLHYTKIDACPNDCMLYYGEDKDREFCMKCNESRWKKTKKSNSIVGVTKRQKKVPAKVLRYFPLKPRLQRMFMSSKIAEHMQWHASRSTHEGILRHPSDSEAWKNFDLMNPQFASDPRNVRLGLATDGFNPFGDLSTCHSTWPIVLIPYNLPPWMCMKQSSFILSMIIPSKRPPGNDIDVYLRPLIEELKELWNIGVETFDSHKKEVFHMHAAIL, encoded by the coding sequence ATGGATTTGGATAAGTCTTGGATTGATTTGCCTCGAAATACACAACAATACATGGATGGATTGAATAAATTTTTGGACTTTGCATTTGCTAATAAGAGCGTTGAGGGTAAGATAATTTGTCCATGTCCGAAATGCAATCTTAACAAATGGCAAACTCGAGGAGCAACATATGAACACTTAATTCTTCATCCTTTTCCAAAAGGGTATACATTTTGGCTTCTACATGGTGAGACAAATTATGTACAACATACGATTTCAACACCTCCAATTTTCCAATCGAGTGAGGATACAGGTTTTGCTAATGATCCCATATGTGGCATGGTTAATGATGCATTCGGGAATTTTGTAAACAATGATGAGAATATGCGACCTGAATCAAGCCACATGATGCCTGATGAAATTGCTCAGTATATGAAGTTTATGCATGAGGGACAACAAAGTTTGTATGAAGGATGTGACAAATAttctaaactttctttcttgCTCAAATTATACCATATCAAATGTCTATGCAGAATGACTGACAAGGCAATGTCAATGATACTGGAGTTGTTAGCAGATGCTTTTGATTATGCTAAAATCCCATCTTCATTCTATGAAGCtaagaaaatcattaataaGCTTGGCCTTCATTACACCAAAATTGATGCTTGCCCAAATGATTGCATGTTATACTATGGAGAAGATAAAGATAGGGAATTTTGTATGAAATGCAATGAATCTAGatggaagaaaacaaagaagagcAATAGTATTGTTGGTGTTACTAAAAGACAAAAGAAAGTTCCAGCTAAAGTTTTAAGGTATTTTCCATTGAAGCCGCGCTTACAACGAATGTTTATGTCTTCTAAAATAGCTGAGCATATGCAATGGCATGCATCAAGAAGTACACATGAAGGCATATTAAGGCATCCAAGTGATTCTGAAGCATGGAAGAACTTTGATCTAATGAATCCTCAATTTGCTTCAGACCCTCGAAATGTCAGACTTGGTTTGGCTACTGATGGGTTCAATCCATTTGGTGATTTGAGTACATGTCATAGTACTTGGCCTATTGTACTTATACCTTACAATCTTCCTCCTTGGATGTGTATGAAGCAAAGTTCATTCATTCTTTCCATGATCATTCCTAGTAAAAGACCACCaggaaatgatattgatgtATATTTAAGGCCATTAatagaagaattaaaagagCTATGGAACATTGGGGTTGAAACTTTTGATTCACATAAGAAAGAAGTGTTTCATATGCATGCAGCTATATTATAG